One window of Pectobacterium carotovorum genomic DNA carries:
- the cydB gene encoding cytochrome d ubiquinol oxidase subunit II, with protein MLDYETLRLIWWGLIGLLFIGFAITDGFDMGVGILLRLLGKTDTERRVMINVIAPHWDGNQVWLITAAGALFAAWPMVYAAAFSGFYFAMILVLAALFFRPVGFDYRSKLENHRWRNMWDWGIFIGSFVPTLVFGIALGNLLQGVPLSVDKYLRLTYHGGFFGLLNPFGLLAGVVSVAMIVAHGAIYLQMRTTDALQRRAQKTVLIASALMSLTFLLAGLWVVTGIDGYLITSTLDKAAPSNPLNKDVVQQAGAWLTNFNAHPALWAIPALGVVLPWFTCLFSRVNRCGWGFLTSSLTIVCVILTAGITLFPFVMPSSFDPNVSLTIWDATSSQLTLQVMTILACIFVPTILLYTSWCYYKMFGRVDARYIEENKHSVY; from the coding sequence ATGCTGGATTATGAAACATTACGTCTGATTTGGTGGGGATTGATTGGCCTGTTATTCATCGGCTTCGCCATCACTGACGGCTTTGACATGGGCGTGGGCATTCTGCTGCGCCTGCTGGGCAAGACCGATACCGAACGGCGGGTGATGATTAACGTGATCGCCCCGCACTGGGACGGTAATCAGGTCTGGCTGATCACCGCGGCGGGCGCACTGTTCGCCGCCTGGCCGATGGTTTATGCCGCCGCGTTTTCCGGTTTCTACTTCGCTATGATTCTGGTGCTGGCCGCTCTGTTTTTCCGCCCGGTTGGCTTTGATTATCGCTCCAAGCTGGAAAACCACCGCTGGCGCAACATGTGGGATTGGGGCATTTTCATCGGCAGCTTCGTCCCCACGCTGGTGTTCGGCATCGCATTAGGCAACCTATTGCAAGGCGTGCCGCTGAGCGTCGATAAGTATTTGCGCCTCACCTACCACGGCGGGTTCTTTGGCCTGTTGAACCCGTTCGGGCTGCTGGCAGGCGTCGTAAGTGTCGCGATGATCGTCGCACACGGCGCGATTTACCTGCAAATGCGCACCACAGATGCACTTCAGCGTCGCGCGCAAAAAACCGTCCTAATAGCCAGCGCGCTGATGAGCCTCACCTTCTTACTGGCTGGCCTGTGGGTCGTTACCGGAATCGACGGCTACCTGATTACCTCGACGCTGGATAAAGCGGCTCCATCTAATCCACTGAATAAAGACGTGGTCCAGCAGGCCGGTGCCTGGTTAACCAACTTTAATGCGCATCCCGCGCTGTGGGCGATCCCCGCATTGGGTGTGGTTCTGCCGTGGTTCACCTGTCTCTTCTCGCGCGTGAACCGCTGCGGCTGGGGTTTTCTGACCTCGTCATTGACGATTGTCTGCGTGATTCTGACGGCAGGAATTACGCTGTTCCCATTTGTGATGCCCTCCAGCTTCGATCCCAATGTCAGCCTGACCATCTGGGATGCGACGTCAAGCCAGCTTACGCTTCAGGTGATGACCATTCTGGCCTGCATTTTTGTCCCCACTATCCTGCTTTATACCAGTTGGTGTTACTACAAGATGTTCGGTCGGGTCGATGCACGTTACATCGAAGAAAATAAGCACTCCGTTTACTAA
- the cydX gene encoding cytochrome bd-I oxidase subunit CydX: MWYFAWILGTLLACAFALVTALAVENHEAGKDAP, translated from the coding sequence ATGTGGTATTTCGCCTGGATACTGGGCACGCTGCTGGCCTGCGCGTTCGCGCTGGTCACCGCGCTGGCCGTTGAGAACCATGAAGCGGGCAAAGACGCCCCTTGA
- a CDS encoding DUF202 domain-containing protein yields MTTPRQDKTPWWSQGKTPDYRFSLANERTFLAWIRTALAFLAGAVGIDQFTVHIDPLVRQGLALLLVVCAALLGGLAYRRWVSNEKAMRQESDMPYTPMLLIVTLFITLIAIALAAMILFG; encoded by the coding sequence ATGACAACACCCAGACAGGACAAAACGCCGTGGTGGAGTCAGGGGAAAACCCCGGACTACCGCTTTTCATTAGCAAATGAGCGCACTTTTCTGGCGTGGATTCGCACCGCGCTGGCGTTTCTTGCGGGTGCGGTGGGTATCGATCAATTTACCGTGCATATCGATCCGCTGGTGCGTCAGGGGCTGGCTCTGCTGCTGGTCGTCTGCGCGGCATTGCTCGGCGGCCTGGCCTATCGTCGCTGGGTCAGCAATGAGAAGGCGATGCGTCAGGAAAGTGATATGCCGTACACACCAATGCTGCTGATCGTGACGCTGTTTATCACCCTCATTGCCATCGCGCTTGCCGCCATGATCCTGTTCGGGTAG
- a CDS encoding DUF202 domain-containing protein — protein sequence METTRDPGLQPQRTGMAWTRTLFVMLINSLLCFRLSMVDDSHAVFACAILLLCVSALMSVLAILRYRFNASCQPVLSRVSHGLIALTSSSIAITALVLLLHFSGVWQG from the coding sequence ATGGAGACAACACGCGATCCCGGTTTACAGCCGCAGCGAACCGGCATGGCCTGGACACGCACCCTGTTTGTGATGTTGATAAATAGCCTGCTGTGTTTTCGTTTAAGCATGGTAGATGACAGCCACGCTGTTTTTGCCTGCGCCATCCTGCTTTTGTGCGTCTCCGCTCTGATGTCGGTGCTGGCGATTCTGCGCTACCGCTTTAACGCCTCTTGCCAACCGGTGCTATCACGCGTCAGCCACGGGCTGATCGCCCTTACGTCATCGTCAATCGCGATAACTGCGCTGGTCTTGTTGCTGCACTTCAGCGGCGTGTGGCAAGGATAG
- the fdhE gene encoding formate dehydrogenase accessory protein FdhE encodes MSIRIVPQEQLEQNEKSMPEGNIPPLLFANLKSLYSSRAARLRQLAEAHPLGDYLTFAAGVVEAQQKVLHDHPLKLDLSDVLKPSGERPPLDIAVFPRDAHWHTLLRALIEELKPDASGQVLSTLENLEKASEQELEAQATALLQHEFRAESNDKAPFIWAALSLFWAQMASQLPGKARAVPGEHRQFCPVCGSIPVSGVVQLGTSSGLRYLHCNLCESEWHMVRVKCSNCEESSELNYWSLDSENSAIKAESCGHCGTYLKLLYQEKDHRVEAVADDLASLVLDVKMEEEGFSRSSINPFLFPESSIE; translated from the coding sequence ATGAGTATTCGCATTGTTCCTCAGGAACAGTTAGAACAGAACGAAAAATCGATGCCGGAAGGGAACATCCCTCCGCTGCTTTTTGCTAATCTGAAAAGCCTGTACAGCAGCCGCGCGGCGCGTCTGCGTCAGTTAGCTGAAGCGCACCCTTTGGGGGATTATCTCACCTTCGCCGCAGGCGTGGTGGAAGCCCAGCAGAAGGTATTGCACGATCATCCGTTGAAGCTTGACCTGAGTGATGTGCTGAAACCGTCCGGTGAACGTCCACCGCTCGATATCGCGGTGTTCCCGCGTGATGCGCACTGGCATACGCTGCTGCGGGCACTGATTGAAGAATTAAAACCGGATGCCAGCGGACAGGTGTTATCCACGCTGGAGAATCTGGAAAAAGCCTCAGAGCAGGAGCTGGAAGCACAGGCAACGGCACTGTTGCAACACGAGTTTCGTGCCGAGAGCAATGATAAAGCCCCGTTCATCTGGGCGGCGCTGTCGCTGTTTTGGGCGCAGATGGCAAGCCAACTGCCCGGTAAAGCGCGTGCAGTACCCGGCGAGCATCGCCAGTTCTGCCCCGTGTGTGGCAGTATTCCGGTATCGGGCGTGGTGCAGTTAGGCACCTCCAGCGGGCTGCGTTATCTGCACTGTAATCTGTGCGAGAGCGAATGGCACATGGTGCGGGTGAAATGCAGCAACTGTGAAGAGTCGAGCGAGCTGAACTATTGGTCGCTGGATAGCGAAAATTCCGCTATCAAAGCGGAAAGCTGTGGTCACTGTGGCACGTATCTGAAACTGTTGTATCAGGAAAAAGATCACCGTGTAGAAGCCGTCGCTGACGATTTGGCATCGCTGGTGCTGGATGTGAAAATGGAGGAAGAAGGTTTTTCTCGCAGTAGCATCAATCCCTTCCTGTTCCCGGAAAGTTCGATCGAATAG
- a CDS encoding PLP-dependent aminotransferase family protein, which translates to MAKFEQLAHQIREQLQEGIWQPGDKLPSLREKSLHSGMSLMTVLHAYQLLESQGLIVSRPQSGYYAAPQLSALPADSLHLPVGQERVQLTEDVDVNAFIFDVLQASKDPAVMPFGSAFPDPQLFPQRQLTRSLASVARHMQPQSALDNLPPGNESLRKNIAQRYALQGIAVSPDEIVITAGAMESLNLSLQVLTEPGDYVVIESPAFYGALQAIERLKLKAIAIATDPQQGIDLEALQQALNDYPIKACWLMTNFHNPLGCTLSWEKKQRLVAMLETHGVGLVEDDVYSELYTGLQRPLPAKALDKKGTILHCSSFSKNLVAGFRIGWVAAGSHAGSIQRLQLMSTLSTSAPMQLAIADYLATSSYDSHLRRLRRALEQRKHAALQSLRRHFPGDVRINHSQGGYFLWLELPEGVSSTELYRRALERGVSIAPGKMFTTGDKYDRYFRFNASYEWDDRCEQSVIVLAALIRSQISERLTRSPL; encoded by the coding sequence ATGGCAAAGTTTGAACAGCTCGCTCACCAGATCCGTGAGCAGCTTCAGGAAGGGATCTGGCAGCCGGGCGACAAACTGCCCTCGCTGCGGGAAAAATCACTGCACTCGGGCATGAGCCTGATGACCGTGCTGCACGCCTATCAACTGCTGGAAAGTCAGGGGCTGATTGTGTCGCGTCCACAGTCGGGCTATTACGCGGCACCGCAGCTGTCCGCATTACCGGCAGACAGCCTGCATTTGCCCGTTGGGCAGGAGCGCGTTCAGTTGACCGAAGACGTGGACGTCAATGCGTTCATTTTTGATGTGCTTCAGGCCAGCAAAGATCCGGCGGTGATGCCGTTCGGATCGGCGTTTCCCGATCCGCAGCTCTTCCCACAGCGTCAACTGACGCGCTCGCTGGCCTCGGTGGCGCGTCATATGCAGCCACAGAGCGCGCTGGATAATTTGCCGCCGGGTAATGAGAGCCTGAGGAAGAACATCGCCCAGCGCTATGCGTTGCAGGGGATTGCCGTCTCGCCCGATGAGATTGTGATTACGGCGGGTGCGATGGAGTCCCTCAATCTCAGTCTTCAGGTACTGACGGAGCCGGGCGATTACGTGGTGATTGAATCTCCGGCTTTTTACGGTGCGCTACAAGCGATTGAGCGCCTTAAACTCAAAGCGATTGCGATAGCGACCGATCCGCAGCAGGGCATCGATCTTGAGGCGTTGCAGCAGGCGCTGAATGATTACCCGATCAAAGCCTGTTGGTTGATGACCAATTTTCATAACCCGCTTGGCTGCACGCTGTCCTGGGAAAAGAAACAGCGGCTGGTGGCGATGCTGGAGACACACGGTGTCGGGCTGGTAGAAGATGACGTCTACAGTGAGCTTTACACTGGCCTGCAACGTCCGCTCCCCGCGAAGGCGTTGGATAAAAAAGGGACGATTTTGCACTGCTCCTCGTTTTCTAAAAATCTGGTAGCAGGGTTCCGCATTGGCTGGGTGGCGGCAGGGAGCCATGCGGGCAGCATTCAGCGTTTACAACTGATGAGTACCTTATCAACCAGCGCACCGATGCAGCTGGCGATTGCAGATTATCTGGCGACCAGCAGCTATGACAGCCACCTACGTCGCCTACGGCGAGCGCTGGAGCAGCGCAAACATGCGGCATTACAGTCGCTACGCCGACACTTTCCGGGCGACGTCCGCATTAATCATTCGCAAGGCGGTTATTTTCTCTGGCTGGAGTTGCCTGAAGGTGTCAGCAGCACGGAGCTATACCGTCGTGCGCTGGAGCGGGGCGTCAGCATTGCGCCGGGGAAAATGTTCACGACCGGCGACAAATACGATCGCTATTTCCGCTTTAACGCGTCCTACGAATGGGACGATCGCTGCGAACAAAGCGTGATCGTCTTAGCAGCGCTGATTCGGTCACAGATAAGCGAGCGTTTGACCCGATCACCCCTTTAG
- a CDS encoding glutamine amidotransferase — translation MSEKVLLVIQLGPPPEGIASQVGQQGKWFTDAVQGKTQPVQVVRPDLGEPLPPFDTLAAVVISGSWSMVTDRLDWSEYTAGWLREAYYADVPLLGVCYGHQLLADALGGKVGDNPNGKEVGVQVVTTHEAAAHDILLRDYPQQFGAYLTHQQSVLEPPAGAQVLASSEMDGCQIIRYSDKVLTVQFHPEFSADIMLTCLRHNETALRQGGWDVDRMMDIPQEPVWARKILLDFVQRYAAK, via the coding sequence ATGAGCGAAAAGGTATTGCTGGTGATTCAGTTGGGCCCACCGCCGGAAGGCATTGCGTCTCAGGTGGGACAACAGGGAAAGTGGTTTACCGATGCGGTGCAGGGTAAGACGCAGCCGGTGCAGGTGGTTCGTCCCGATCTTGGGGAGCCGTTACCGCCGTTTGATACGCTAGCGGCGGTGGTGATCTCAGGCTCGTGGTCGATGGTTACGGATCGGCTGGACTGGAGCGAATACACCGCTGGCTGGCTGCGTGAAGCGTATTACGCGGATGTTCCGCTGCTGGGCGTGTGCTATGGGCATCAACTGTTAGCCGATGCGCTGGGCGGCAAAGTAGGGGATAACCCGAACGGCAAGGAAGTCGGCGTTCAGGTTGTGACAACCCATGAAGCTGCTGCGCACGACATCTTACTGCGTGATTATCCGCAGCAGTTTGGCGCTTATCTTACCCATCAGCAATCCGTGCTGGAACCGCCTGCGGGCGCGCAGGTGCTGGCGAGTTCAGAGATGGATGGCTGCCAGATTATCCGCTACAGCGATAAAGTGTTGACCGTACAATTCCACCCGGAATTCAGCGCGGACATCATGCTGACGTGCCTGCGTCATAATGAAACGGCCCTGCGACAGGGCGGTTGGGATGTCGATCGGATGATGGATATTCCGCAGGAACCCGTCTGGGCGCGCAAGATCCTGCTGGATTTTGTACAACGCTACGCGGCGAAATAG
- a CDS encoding endonuclease/exonuclease/phosphatase family protein translates to MSFRFAFWNCAISPPGVKDWQNRGDIADAVEIIRHLFTHEHIDLLAVCEVNQTSFQLLVEGLLDIGIASEFMDDTTPTGGQFDIGYFYRSTRIAVTQGKTHTGRIGSSSLKIAQQLKIAFKAEASYEINMLVSHWPSQLRTIAEDFRNKCSIGLRSFVESLLADKKQVILMGDYNDEPYAHSLFKNMSATNDRALVLSQPDYWLYNPYWKTLSARVPFSIEEQQHDFGTCYSKAGNRNGWSAFDQIIFSGDFLSTGPWYLDEAATGVVLTDVLRAAILDSQHYFDHMPVIGCVRKKGAANVSI, encoded by the coding sequence TTGAGTTTTCGTTTTGCTTTTTGGAACTGTGCGATATCGCCTCCTGGTGTAAAAGATTGGCAAAATCGGGGTGATATCGCTGATGCCGTTGAGATCATCAGACATCTTTTTACTCATGAACACATTGATCTATTAGCGGTTTGTGAAGTGAATCAAACCTCTTTCCAATTACTGGTTGAAGGGCTTCTGGATATCGGTATTGCATCTGAATTTATGGATGACACTACGCCAACTGGAGGCCAATTTGATATCGGCTATTTTTATCGTTCAACTCGCATAGCGGTCACCCAAGGGAAGACCCATACTGGCCGAATTGGCAGCTCATCGCTCAAAATTGCACAGCAATTAAAAATAGCGTTTAAAGCGGAAGCGTCTTACGAAATAAACATGTTGGTTTCACACTGGCCGAGTCAGTTACGAACCATTGCCGAGGATTTTAGAAATAAATGCTCTATCGGGCTAAGAAGTTTTGTTGAGTCTCTTCTTGCTGATAAGAAGCAGGTGATTTTAATGGGCGATTATAACGATGAACCCTATGCCCACAGTCTGTTTAAAAACATGTCGGCAACCAACGATCGTGCACTGGTGCTCTCTCAGCCTGATTATTGGCTCTATAATCCCTACTGGAAAACGCTCTCGGCCCGAGTGCCATTCTCAATTGAGGAACAGCAACATGATTTTGGAACCTGTTATAGTAAAGCGGGAAATCGTAACGGTTGGTCGGCTTTCGATCAGATCATTTTTTCGGGTGATTTCCTCAGCACGGGGCCTTGGTATCTGGATGAAGCGGCGACAGGTGTTGTGCTAACGGATGTATTACGTGCTGCTATTTTGGATAGTCAGCATTATTTCGATCATATGCCTGTTATCGGTTGTGTCAGAAAAAAAGGGGCAGCGAATGTTTCAATTTAA
- a CDS encoding YlaC family protein: MDEVKRLLTEEIERINREEKRDNKIRFSRKFMQSHPYLFAAMLVSYVPVAIILFYAPYFGLPYLIGFTVFLLVMTLALSVDINPTYRFEDIDTLDLRVCYNGEWFTVRHVSQDTQDKLLHNEQVPSAVKAGIEKIRRTKGDVDFYDVFSLAYHQQPSR; the protein is encoded by the coding sequence ATGGATGAAGTAAAACGCCTTCTGACCGAAGAGATCGAACGTATTAATCGGGAAGAAAAACGCGACAATAAAATACGTTTTAGCCGCAAATTCATGCAGTCTCACCCCTATCTGTTTGCCGCGATGCTGGTGAGCTACGTGCCAGTCGCGATCATCCTTTTTTATGCTCCTTATTTTGGTTTGCCCTACCTGATCGGCTTTACCGTTTTCCTGCTGGTGATGACGCTGGCCCTCTCAGTGGATATCAACCCGACCTATCGCTTTGAAGACATTGATACCCTGGATCTCCGCGTTTGCTATAACGGAGAGTGGTTTACTGTCCGCCACGTGTCGCAGGACACGCAGGATAAGCTGTTACACAACGAGCAGGTGCCGTCAGCCGTGAAAGCGGGGATAGAGAAAATTCGACGCACGAAAGGTGACGTTGATTTCTACGACGTCTTCTCGCTGGCCTACCACCAACAGCCTTCCCGTTAG
- a CDS encoding NAD(P)H-binding protein has product MTWLLFGAGNGVGACLLQRAIECEQAVVLVLRNPEQAKHWREQGMTVVEGDACDPETVAEACRVAGPSAIVVSTMGGGTVNYQGHRTVIDGAEQAGIKRMLLVTSLGCGDSWPLLSPRARAAFGFAVREKSLAESWLQSSTLDHCIVRPGGLLDVVATHNAKLTQGAATLGLVSRWDVALAVDQLLQQPMFGNHIYNLIDPDLTMPAIP; this is encoded by the coding sequence ATGACGTGGTTACTTTTCGGCGCAGGCAATGGGGTCGGCGCCTGCTTATTACAGCGCGCCATTGAGTGCGAGCAGGCGGTCGTACTCGTCTTGCGTAATCCTGAACAGGCCAAACACTGGCGTGAGCAGGGAATGACGGTAGTGGAAGGCGATGCCTGCGACCCGGAAACGGTAGCGGAAGCCTGCCGCGTGGCGGGGCCTTCTGCCATTGTGGTATCAACAATGGGCGGTGGCACGGTAAATTATCAGGGCCATCGCACGGTGATCGATGGCGCAGAGCAGGCAGGCATCAAACGTATGCTGCTGGTGACATCACTGGGCTGCGGCGATAGCTGGCCGCTGTTGTCGCCACGCGCCAGAGCCGCGTTTGGCTTCGCGGTACGTGAGAAATCGCTGGCAGAAAGCTGGTTGCAAAGCAGTACGTTGGATCACTGTATCGTTCGTCCTGGCGGCCTGCTGGACGTGGTCGCGACGCACAATGCAAAACTGACGCAGGGTGCTGCTACGCTGGGATTGGTGTCACGCTGGGATGTCGCGCTGGCGGTTGATCAGCTGTTGCAGCAACCCATGTTTGGCAATCACATCTACAATCTGATCGATCCCGATCTCACAATGCCCGCCATTCCGTAA
- the hutX gene encoding heme utilization cystosolic carrier protein HutX: MTMALNELLATNPDGTLEEIAGKYNTSLFAVVEALPAAQRTLATGDRFDQVWDTIATWGEVTLISHTADAILEFKSELPTGTHRHGYFNLRGKNGLSGHIRATSCQHIAFIERKFMGMDTASVVFFNASGAAMFKIFLGRDSHRQLLSAQVEAFRALASELQPEQV, translated from the coding sequence ATGACCATGGCACTAAATGAATTACTGGCAACCAACCCTGATGGCACACTGGAAGAGATTGCCGGAAAGTATAATACCTCGCTGTTTGCTGTCGTAGAGGCCTTGCCTGCGGCGCAGCGTACGCTGGCAACGGGCGATCGTTTCGATCAGGTCTGGGACACGATTGCGACCTGGGGTGAAGTGACGCTCATCAGCCACACGGCAGACGCGATTCTGGAATTCAAGAGCGAGCTGCCAACCGGTACGCACCGCCACGGTTACTTTAACCTGCGCGGCAAAAATGGCCTGAGCGGGCATATCCGTGCAACGAGCTGTCAGCACATTGCATTTATTGAGCGTAAGTTCATGGGGATGGACACCGCGTCCGTGGTGTTCTTTAATGCCAGCGGTGCAGCGATGTTTAAAATTTTCCTTGGACGAGACAGCCACCGTCAGCTGCTGAGCGCTCAGGTTGAGGCGTTCCGCGCGCTGGCGAGTGAATTACAACCGGAGCAGGTATGA
- a CDS encoding heme anaerobic degradation radical SAM methyltransferase ChuW/HutW has protein sequence MNIDLTPYYAEPGEQPFGARRMAMPWRNHVPLSPEQIPAGWQTLKQQTVPARKRLLYLHIPFCATHCTFCGFYQNKLRDDSTATYTRYLLQELAMEADSPLHQSAPIHAVYFGGGTPTALAADELSQIIRAIRTSLPLAPDCEITVEGRAMDFDDERIDACLDAGANRFSIGIQTFDTRIRQRMARTSDKQQSIRFLERLCERDRAAVVCDLMFGLPEQTPEIWREDLAIVSDLPLDGVDLYALNLLLTTPLAKAAENQRVALPDVVARRDFYRTGAAFLADAGWHQLSNSHWARTTRERNLYNLLIKQGADCLAMGSSAGGNINGQAYMMERSLERYYQQIDQGQKPIMMMTPASPTGPWQHQLQAGIEVGRIKLPQLTRHARELQPLLSQWHQAGLTCDDSTCLRLTNDGRFWANNLMQALQQIIPQLNAEEHAH, from the coding sequence ATGAACATCGATTTGACGCCGTATTATGCCGAGCCCGGTGAGCAGCCTTTTGGCGCCCGACGTATGGCAATGCCTTGGCGCAACCATGTGCCGCTTTCACCAGAACAGATTCCGGCCGGTTGGCAGACGCTGAAGCAGCAGACCGTGCCTGCGCGTAAGCGTCTGCTCTATCTGCACATTCCTTTCTGCGCCACGCACTGCACGTTCTGCGGTTTTTATCAAAACAAACTGCGTGATGACAGCACGGCGACCTATACCCGCTATTTGTTGCAGGAATTGGCGATGGAAGCGGACAGCCCGCTGCATCAGTCTGCGCCGATTCATGCGGTGTATTTTGGCGGTGGTACGCCAACGGCGCTGGCGGCCGATGAGCTGTCACAGATCATTCGCGCGATCCGTACCTCTCTGCCGCTGGCACCAGACTGTGAAATCACGGTGGAAGGGCGGGCGATGGATTTTGACGATGAGCGAATCGATGCCTGTCTGGATGCGGGAGCGAACCGTTTCTCCATTGGGATTCAGACGTTCGATACCCGTATTCGTCAGCGTATGGCGCGTACGTCGGATAAGCAGCAGTCAATTCGCTTCCTTGAGCGCCTGTGCGAGCGAGACAGAGCCGCCGTAGTGTGCGATCTGATGTTCGGCCTGCCGGAACAAACGCCGGAAATCTGGCGCGAAGATCTGGCGATCGTCAGTGATTTACCGTTAGACGGCGTCGATCTGTATGCGCTTAATCTGTTACTGACCACGCCGCTGGCGAAAGCGGCCGAAAACCAGCGTGTCGCGCTGCCTGATGTGGTGGCCCGTCGTGATTTTTACCGGACTGGCGCGGCATTTCTGGCCGATGCTGGTTGGCACCAGCTTAGCAACAGTCACTGGGCGCGCACCACGCGTGAACGCAACTTGTACAATCTGCTGATTAAACAGGGCGCGGACTGTCTGGCAATGGGAAGCAGTGCGGGCGGCAATATAAACGGGCAAGCCTACATGATGGAACGCAGCCTGGAGCGCTACTACCAGCAGATCGACCAGGGGCAAAAACCGATCATGATGATGACGCCAGCCAGTCCTACCGGGCCGTGGCAGCATCAGCTTCAGGCGGGAATTGAGGTTGGTCGTATCAAGTTGCCTCAACTGACTCGACATGCCCGTGAGCTTCAGCCATTGCTGAGTCAATGGCATCAGGCCGGCTTGACCTGTGACGATTCCACCTGCCTGCGTCTGACCAATGATGGCCGCTTCTGGGCGAATAACCTGATGCAGGCACTACAACAAATTATCCCTCAGCTTAATGCCGAAGAGCATGCGCACTAA
- a CDS encoding ABC transporter substrate-binding protein yields MKAIIALMLFGLSSFTCAAEPRVVIAGGSLVEIVYALGAGDTVVGVDQTTTYPPQTATLPKVSNWQQLTSEGILSLHPTLLMTWQDANPPQVLNQLEQAGVKVARFTRTPSTPTQLLSNIRQAGALLNRSEAAEQLVTRLSQQLSAVSERLATRKDRVSVVFLLSVGSSAAQVAGKNTVVDSLITLAGGKNIATHSQYRIYGGEAMIAANPEVVVVTTQSVENGVEALAAVPGLTQTAAWKNQRIIALDQAILLGMGPRVAEAVQALNRGFYPD; encoded by the coding sequence ATGAAGGCGATAATCGCGTTAATGCTTTTCGGGCTGTCTTCCTTCACCTGCGCGGCTGAGCCGCGCGTGGTGATTGCCGGTGGATCGCTGGTGGAAATCGTTTATGCGCTCGGCGCAGGCGATACGGTGGTGGGCGTGGATCAGACTACCACTTACCCGCCACAAACGGCAACGCTGCCAAAGGTCAGCAACTGGCAACAGTTAACGAGCGAAGGCATTTTGTCGCTTCACCCAACGCTGTTGATGACCTGGCAGGATGCCAATCCGCCGCAGGTGCTTAATCAGCTTGAGCAGGCGGGCGTAAAGGTGGCGCGTTTTACCCGCACGCCCAGTACGCCAACGCAGCTGCTTAGCAATATTCGTCAGGCTGGCGCACTGCTCAATCGTTCTGAGGCAGCTGAGCAGTTGGTTACTCGCCTTTCTCAGCAACTGAGTGCAGTCTCAGAGCGGCTGGCAACGCGGAAGGATCGCGTCAGCGTCGTGTTTCTGCTGAGTGTCGGCAGCTCCGCAGCGCAGGTCGCGGGGAAAAATACCGTGGTGGATAGCCTGATAACGCTGGCAGGCGGAAAGAATATTGCCACACATAGCCAGTATCGTATTTACGGCGGTGAGGCAATGATTGCGGCGAATCCTGAGGTGGTTGTGGTGACGACGCAAAGTGTGGAAAACGGCGTGGAGGCGCTGGCGGCTGTACCCGGTTTGACGCAAACCGCAGCCTGGAAAAACCAACGTATTATCGCGCTCGATCAGGCGATTTTATTGGGAATGGGACCACGCGTCGCCGAGGCGGTGCAAGCGCTGAATCGTGGCTTCTATCCTGACTAA